ACAAGATTGATCATAACTAATACAAAGTGGATCATAAAAAATAGAAACGAAAAGTATTTCAAATTTAACACCAGGTAAAAGACCTAATTCTAATAATTTTATAGGAAAATCTTCATTTTTATATCCCTTAATAATTCCTTTTTCTCCTTTTTTAAGATTAGATAAGTTCAAATTTAT
The nucleotide sequence above comes from Blattabacterium clevelandi. Encoded proteins:
- a CDS encoding FeoA family protein, which codes for MNLSNLKKGEKGIIKGYKNEDFPIKLLELGLLPGVKFEILFVSIFYDPLCISYDQSCVTLRKKEAENILIEPILNNEKNN